Proteins co-encoded in one Apodemus sylvaticus chromosome 6, mApoSyl1.1, whole genome shotgun sequence genomic window:
- the Cebpzos gene encoding protein CEBPZOS — MARAMEPLARKIFKGVLAAELAGVLGAYFLFKKMNSSQDFRQTMSKKFPFILEVYYKSIEQSGMYGIREKDQEKWLDNKN; from the exons ATGGCTCGGGCCATGGAACCCCTGGCGCGGAAGATCTTTAAAGGAGTTCTAGCCGCTGAGCTGGCGGGTGTTCTTGGagcttattttttgtttaaaaagatgAACTCCAGCCAAG aTTTCAGGCAAACAATGAGCAAGAAATTTCCCTTCATTTTGGAAG TTTATTACAAATCCATTGAACAGTCTGGAATGTATGGCATTAGAGAAAAAGATCAGGAAAAATGGTTGGATAACAAAAATTAA